Genomic DNA from Bacteroidales bacterium:
AGAAGTAAGCATATCACTAAAAAGATGCAGATAAGCCGATTTAATATTCATATTATTTTTAGCATCCTTACGGATAAATAAGACACTTAATCCGTTAACGGCAATACTTGCTATTGCTAACCAAATTACCCAATCGGCAGCTATTTTAGTAGGATAAAAAAATCGCTGAACGCCTTCAAAAAGAATAAAAATGGCAAGCACAATCAATGTTGACGAATTGATAAAAGCAGCAATTATCTCAGAACGTTTAAAACCATAAGTGTGACTATTTGTTGCTTCTCTTTTTGTTAGTTTATTGGCTATATAACTAATAATTAATGATAATACATCACTAAAATTATGTGTCGCATCGCTAACTAAAGCCATACTACCCGAAATAATTCCACCAATTGCTTCGGCTAATGTTATTAGAACATTAAGCGCTATTGACCAACCTAAATTTTTACCATTAACTTCGTGGTGATGATGTTCATGTCCCATAATTATTATTTAAAAAATACTTGCATTTGAATTGAAGCTATATAATTTTCTATTTCCCCTTCATTTATTTGAAAGAAATTATCGAAATAGAGTTTTATTTTATTCTTATTTATTAGGTAATTATACGCTAGTCGATAATAAGGCTTGTCCGTAGTTTCCTCAATTAAATCAGTATACTTTTCGTAAGAGAAAACAAATTGGTTTTTATTCACATTAAGTGTAGATAGAAAATAAAATCCTTCGGCTTTTTCTCCTTCAAAATTGGCATTTAAATATTCTGCTTGAAGCTCAAAAAACCGCGCTTGGAAGTGCACAAAAATATTCGATCGAAAGTCGTTTCCAGTGTATAAAAACGAATCTGGTAATACTTTTGGGATTTCTAGATTTTGGGCATATCGATATTGTAAAGAATAACCAATCTGAAACTTGTTTTGATTCAAAGGAATATTCAGGATTGTTTTATGGCTTAACATATAACCCTGATTTTGAAAGCGATATTCCTTAACTCCATAGCCATTAAAAATTCCAAAATGTGTTTGAATACGTTTGTTTTTGGAATGTAAATTTGCTTGAATTCCGATATCTCTAACGCCCAACATTCCGCTAGGAATTAAAGCGTCTATAGCCTTGGCTCGCTCAATAGTAGATAGAGAATAATCTGACTGAAACCGTTGCAAACTATATTCCGGAACAAACTGACCAAAATCAACAGAAAACAAACCCAAAGTGTAGGCTATTTTTACGTCCTGCAAAAAGAATTTTTCTTGAGCTATGCTCGAAATAGTTGCCTGAACCTTATAAGACCAATGCTCAGAAAACTCCGGACTTGATTTCATCCAAAGCTTTAATCGGCGTAAAGAAAAACTGTTATTATCTATGAAATTACTGGAAGCACGCAATTGAGTATAACCATTCCATTCTAATTTAGCCAGATTCTCTTGTGAAAAAGCAGAAATTGTAAATAATAAAAATAAGAGTACGCTTAATTTCTTCATAAGTTTTAATTAGGCAATAAATGTGCTGATGGCTTCCCAGCTTAACTTAACAGCAATCGCTATCAGAACGATGGCGTAAATTTTCTTGACCATTTTAGGTTTAGCTTTATTGCTCATAAAACGAGCACCAAATTGAGAACCAATAATTACAGCTCCAACTAAAATCAGCGTTAAGGGCCAATTCATTTCGCCTTGTGTCATATGACCCAAATAGCCAGAAAACGATGAGAAAGTTACCACGAAAGCTGTTGTTGCTGCGGCTTCTTTTGTTTTATAACCTAAGGCCATTAAAACGGGAGCAAAAATAAATCCACCTCCTATTCCCAACATTCCACCAATAAACCCAACAGATAATCCAACTAAAATACCGATAATAATACGCTTTTTAAGCGATGATTTTTCCTCGGGCTCTTTTTTGTTCACCTGTAAAAGCATACGAATAGCAGCAAATAAAACCAAAATGGCAAAAGCCATTTTTAGATTTGACACTTCTACATATTGCGATGAATAAGCGCCAAATGGTGAAGCAATTAAAGCCGAAACGGCCATAAAGATTCCTCCTTTCCAGTCAACCAGCTTCTTCATTCCAAATTGGATAAGCGCAAAAGAAGTGTTTAATCCATTCAATAAAAGTCCAAGGGGGAGAGCGACAGTAATAAAATCGAAACCCGCCCAGTTTAAGGCAGGAACATAAACCATACCACCTCCAAGACCTAGCATTGCAAATAAAAAGGAGGCAAATAAAATAATAATTCCAATAATAATATTCATACGTTTAATTGTTTATCGCAAATAGACGATTTACATATGTAAAAAAATAGTTAACGAAATAACTCATCAAATAATAATTGTGCTTTTTTCCAATTTTCCTGATTGATACAATACTTTATTTTGGGTGGGGTTAATTCGCCCTGAATTAATCCTGCACCTTTCAGTTCTTTTAAATGTTGCGAAATAGTGGATTGAGCTACAGGAAACAGCTCAACCAAATCGCCAGTAAAGCAGCATGCCTGATGTTCCAATAACTTTAAAATTGAAATACGCAGTGGATGGCCGAGCGCCTTTGCGAAGCGCGCCAATTCCTCCGTCGTTTCTTCGTAATTAATTTGTTCTGTGTTTCTATTCATTTCTAATCGCAAATATACGATTTATTTTTGACTTAGCACTTTTTAACCCCCTTTTTCTTATCTTTAATATTTCCATTTATTTGCCAAAGCAACAAGAGATAACATTAGAGGAACCTCAACCAAAACGCCAACTACAGCGACAAGAGCTGCGGGTGATTGTAAACCAAATAAAGCGATAGCTACAGCCACGGAAAGTTCAAAAAAATTACTTGCCCCTATCATAGCTGCAGGAGAGTTAATGGCATGCGGAAGTTTCAATTTCCGACCTGTAAACCAGGTAAGAAAAAAGATGAAATACGTTTGAATAATTAAAGGAATAGCAATAAGCAAAATAATTAAGGGTTTATTGGTAATTGTATTTCCTTGAAAAGAGAAAAGCAAGATCAAAGTAAGGAGTAAGGAGAAAATAGATACCGGTTTAAATTTTGGTAAAAATTTATTTTCAAACCATTCTTTCCCTTTTTTGCTTACTAAACTTTTTGTTGTAATATAACCTGCAACTAGAGGAACAGCTACAAAAATTAAAACGCTAGCAACCAAGGTATCATAAGGAATTTGAACATCGGTAATCCCTAGTAAAAGACTAACAATTGGGATAAAAGCTACCAGAATAAATAAATCGTTAACCGATACTTGCACTAAAGTAAAATTAGGATCGCCATCGGTTAAATAACTCCACACAAAGACCATAGCCGTGCAGGGAGCCGCACCTAAAAGTATGGCGCCAGCAATATATTCTCCGGCCAATTCAGGACTAATGATAGCGGCGTATATTTTAGTGAAAAATAACCATGCAAAGAAAGCCATAGTAAAAGGTTTGATTAACCAATTGACAATTAAAGTCAGGAACAATCCTTTGGGTTTTTTACCAATATTTTTAAGACTTGAAAAATCAATCTGAAGCATCATTGGATAAATCATTAACCAAACCAAAATAGCCACCGGAATATTAACATTGAACACTTCAATATCACTAAGAATTTCTATACTTTGACCTGAAAAATTCCCTATAAAAATACCTGTTGCTATACAAAGAGCAACCCAAAGGCTGAGGTATTTTTCAAAAAAACCAATTTGTTTCTTCTTTTCCATCATACAATCAAATTTGAGGTTTAATTTCTTTTAGGTAGAACTTATAAAAATGCTCGTTTATTTCATTCCGAACACGTATGTATTCACTCCAAATAAATTCATCAGTCCCTATTGCATCTGACGGATCGTCAAAACCAATATGTAATCGGTATTTTACTTTTCCGATAAAATTAGGGCAAACTTCGTTAGCACCCCCACAAACCGTAATTACATAATCCCACTTATCGTTTAAATATTTTTCTACCGAATCAGAGGTGTGATGACTAATATCGATTCCTATTTCCTTCATTGCTTGTACCGCCTTAGGATTTAATTTGCCGGAAGCTTCTGTTCCGGCAGAATAAACCTTTAAGTTTTTGTTATAAGACACCAAAAACCCCTGTGCCATTTGACTTCTACAGCTATTGCCCGTACATAGGATTAAAATTTTCATATTATTTACATTTATAATCTTGAATACTCAAATTATCAAGAAACAGTTGAAGAATTAATTTTAACTCGGTAATATTTTCAGAGTTTAAACAATATTTGGTTTTTATCTCATTATTGTACCCTTGTATAAGACCGGCTTCTTTTAATTCTTTAATATGTTGATTAACAGTTGTTCTGCTTAATGGTAATTCGCTTGAAATATCAGCTGTAATACAGGAGTTGGATTCTGCTAAAAATTGTAATATTTGTAAACGTGCGGGATGAGCCAAAGCCTTAAAATAATGTGCGCTTTTTACAAGCTCGATATTAAATAATTCTATTTTTGATTGTGCCATTGTATTTTTTTTGACGTAAATATACGTCAAAAACTAATTGCTATGAAAAAAAAGATTTTTCTATTTTAAATGAATAGATTTCACGACTTTTGTTTGAGTATTAATAATTGAAATTAATAGAATATTATGGCTACTGACTTTTTACTTAGTCCGGATCCTTTAGTTAGGTTCTTTAAAAAATCACGACAAGAGTTTACTCGTAAAGACATTATTGAATACATTAAAGATCAGCAAATAGAGATGCTGAATTTTAGATATGTTGGTGGCGATGGGAGATTAAAAACACTTAATTTTGTGGTTAGTGATTACGATCAATTAGTTGAAGTTCTTTCTTCCGGGGAGCGTGTTGATGGCAGTAGCTTATTTCCTTATATTGAAGCGGGGAATAGCGATTTGTATGTAATTCCTCGTTTTAGAACGGCTTTTTTAAATCCATTTACAGATATACAAACGCTTGATATTCTTTGTTCTTTTTATAATAAAGAGGGTGAGCCTTTTGACGGATCTCCGGAATATATTTTACAAAAAGCACATCGTTCGCTTAAAGAAAAAACAGCTTTAGATTTTGAAGTCATGGGCGAATTGGAATATTATGTAATTAGTGAAAAGGAGCCTTATTTTGTAACCGATAATCAAAAAGGTTATCACGAAAGCACTCCTTTTACCAAATGGGAACAATTGCGTCGTGAAGCTATGTTGGCAATATCTTCAATTGGAGGAAACATAAAATACGGTCATTCTGAAGTAGGAAATTTTACCGTTGGTAATTTAGAATACGAACAAAATGAAATAGAATTTAAACCATCTAAACTCGAAGATGCTGCCGATCAATTAATAATTGCAAAATGGGCATTACGTACTTTGGCTCATCGTTATGGAGTAACTGTAACTTTTGCTCCTAAAATTACCGTTGGTAAAGCCGGAAGCGGATTGCATATTCATACTCGCCTGATGAAAAACGGTGTAAATCAAATGATAGAAAACGGAAAAATTAGTGCTACAGCAAAAAAAGCTATTGCCGGATATTTGTCCTTAGCAAAATCTTTAACTGCTTTTGGAAATACTAATCCAACATCATATTTTAGGTTAGTACCTCATCAGGAAGCTCCTACAAATATTTGTTGGGGCGATCGTAATCGTTCTGTTTTAGTTCGTGTTCCTCTTGGGTGGAGCGGACAAAAAGATATGCTGAAAAATGCTAATCCGTTAGAAGAAACAAATACAACCGACTTTAGCAGTAAGCAAACGGTAGAGTTTCGTTGTCCTGATGGTTCGGCAGATATATATCTTTTAATAGCAGGATTAACGGTTGCTGCTCGTCACGGATTAGAAATGGAAAATGCTTTGGAGTATGCCGATAAAACTTATGTCGATGTAAATATTTTTGAAGCAAAGTATAAAGAAAAAGCAGATAGTTTAGACAACTTACCTGTTTCTTGTTGGGACTCAGCAAAAGCACTCGAATCTCAAAAAGACATTTTTATGAAATATAATGTTTTTGATAAGCGAACAGTTGATGGTATTATTGCTAATCTAAGAGCATTTAAAGATGAAAATTTACGTGTGGAAATAGATAATGATGAAGAGAAAATCTTAGAATTAGTCGATCGCTTTTTCCATTGCGGCTAAATCAGTGAGTCTTTAATTTTGTGAAGCAAAATTATATAGCCGAACTGATTCTGAGCGTTTACATTGAGCGCAGTCGAAATGTAGTCGAAGGATCACATGGAACGCCAAAGACGCTATACTATTATAGTAACTGAAATTTAATATGAAACAAGAAGTTCATATCTATTTTGCTCCTTTTCAGAGCATTACTACTCCTACTTTTCGTAATATATATTCACAATATTTCAAAGGAGTTGATAAAATGTTTACTCCTTTTTTTGCTAATATAAAAGCCGGTGAGAAATTAAGTTTAAAAGATATTAAAGCTCTAAAAAATCAAAAAGAGAATAATATAGAAGTCGTTCCGCAAATTTTAAGTAAAGATGCTGATGAAATTATTTGGTTTGCGCAAAATTGCCAACAAATGGGATTTAAAGAGCTAAATTGGAATTTAGGATGTCCTTATCCACAAGTAGCCAATAAAAAATCAGGTTCCGGCTTATTACAATATCCTAATTTAGTAAATGATATTCTGCAAAAAGTAAGCGCAGAAATAAAAATCCCTTTTTCTATAAAATGCAGATTAGGTTATGAATCTAAAAATGAGTTTGACGAACTTATACCTATTTTTAATCATTATCCTATTAAAGAAATTACTATTCACGCACGTACCGGAAAACAGATGTATGGCGGGGAAATAAATAGAGAATATTTTGCTGATATTGTTTCTCAAATAAATTCTCCCGTAGCTTATAACGGTGATATTTTCAGCCTCGACGATTTTATAGAATTTAAAAATAATTTTCCTAGTGTAAATAGTATAATGTTAGGTAGAGGAATCCTCAAAAATCCTTTTCTCCCTGCCCAAATTAAAGGCTTGGATTTACCGGTTGATTTAAAATCCCATCTTAAGTTATTTGTCGATAATTTGTATTACGCTTACAGAAAAGAAAAAAATAATCAACTTAGCTTATTAAGTGCGTTAAAAGAATATTGGACATATTTAGCCAATGCTTTTGATGAACCAAATAGAGTTTATCGGAAACTTAAAAAATGTAAATCTTTTGATGCTTATGAAGATGCCGTTAATGCTGTTTTTGAAGAATATAATTTAACTGTGTAAAATAATATTTTAAAATCATTTTTGTGCGATAAAGTAAAAACAGATAAGAATAATGGAAAAACATATACTCTCAAAATCGACATTTATTAAAGGTCATCAATGTTTAAAAGCACTTTATCTGCATAAAAAAAGACCTTTTTTGCGCGATAAATTGAGTGCTGAACAAAGAGCAAAATTTAAACGTGGTCATAAAGTAGGGGATATGGCTCAACAGCTTTTTCCGGGAGGGATAGATGTTTCTCCAAAATCACCATCGCAATACCAAAAATCTGCTATCAGAACACAAGAACTAATTGCAGAAGGGCAAAGCATTATTTACGAAGCTACATTTCAGTTTAATAAAGTGTTGGTAATGCTCGATATTTTAGTGAAAACCGAAAAAGGCTGGGAGGCTTATGAGGTGAAAAGTTCGCTTAGCCTTTCAGAAACCTATTTTACAGATGCCGCTTTGCAGTATTATGTAATTACAAATAGTGGATTGGATTTAGTTTCCTTTTCTTTAGTTTATGTTAATGAGAATTACAGCTTAGGAGTGGAGAATGAAATAGATGTACAATCCTATTTTATCAAGCAAGATGTTAGTTCGGAGATAAAAGAAAAACAAGCTCAAATTGCCGAAGAAATTGAAGCTGAATTGCAGATTTTAACAGAAGCTCATTCGCCAAAAGTTGAGGTTGGAGCTCATTGCTTTTTTCCATATAATTGCGATTTTTTAGGCTTTTGCTGGAAGAAAAAACCAACAGATATTTTTAAAATTCCCGCTTTGAGTGGAGATGAACGTAGGGAGCTGTTGAATCAGGGTATTTTCAGTCTCGAAAAGTTACAAGCTCAGGAATGGGAAAATCCTTTAGTAGAAAAGCAGCTTGAAAGTTTAGCAAAAAAACAAGCCTTTGTTACGGAAGATTTAAAGGCTCTTTTATCTGCTTTGCCGGAGCATACAGCCTATTTAGGTTTTGTTGCACGACAAGAAGCTATTCCGCAATGCATTGGCGATAAACCTTATCAAAATCAGCTTTTTGCTTATGCATTTTTGTTTGATAATAAAAAGGAAAATAGTTTATTTTCCGGTCGGTGTGAGGAATACCAACACTTTATTGAGCAGTTAATATTTAAATTAAATACAAGAACTAAAATTGTAGTTTTTGATAGAGAATATTTTGCGGCGGCTTTAGAACAAGTGGCAGAACAATTCCCAAATCTATTAAAAGAAGTCGAGCGAATTAACCAAAAAACTTTGGGCATTAAGCAATGGATTAAAGACGGTCTTTTCTATTTCCCGGGCTTTAAACACGATTTACTTTTTAAAGACATTATCAGCAAAGTATTAAATGTGTTTCCTTTTTCAAAGCAGCCCATTTATGCCGATGTTTTAGCGGTAAATATGTTCAATCAAATACTGGAGAAATTAAGTCTTTTTGATGAAAGCAATGAAGATGCAAATGCAATTTTGACCTATGTTGAGAGTTTAGCAAATTATACTCGGCAAACAGCAGAAAAATTAAAGCAATAAAAAAAGCCACAGCAAATAAGCTGTGGCCGGAACAGGTTTTGAACAAAGCTGAATCTGTTAAAAACTGTATTTTATTTTAATGTAAGCCATGGAGTTGTCTTTATACTGTCCAAAGCGTCCACTTTCATCGCCTACAAAAACATTTGCTCCTAATAAAATAGAAAAACTATCGTCGTAGTCGTAAGTGATTTTTGGGCGAATTAAGGCATCTTCATTACTAAGTCCTATGTAAGAGAAGAGCTCTAAATGAAGTGTTTCTCGTAGTACATCAGCATGAGCTAAAAATGTTAAGGTATTTTCGGTTTCCTGACTTAGCATTCCCGGTTCGTAATCCAGTATATACTGTTGAATAAATTGAGTGCTGAATTTTACGGATTTAATATTAAAATCGAGTCCTAAAACATAATGCAAATAGTCTTTTTCAACTAAAGCATCAACAGCTTGTATATCTTCAGTTTGGAAATATTTTCCATTATAATAAGCAGCTTCACCTCTAAATATCACACCTTTTATTTGTGTGCTAAATGATCCTCCTCCAAGTGTTAAGCGGTGATATTCGGGAGTAACATTTAAAGTTGTTAAAATTGGAGATTGTGTGTTTGGATCCATTCCAAAAGTTTTATTTACGTGCATCACGGGTATATCGTCCCAAGTATAGCCTCCCATAATTTCAAAATCTACAAAAGAAGTTATTCCTGTAAACTTGGCAAACACTTCGCTATTTTCCAGACTGGGGGTTACGTTTTTCTTACTATTATCAAAAGTTGGTTGAATAGGAAATTCGGGTTGAATATACCAAATAGAATTTGATGCTGGAGTTTCTATTGCTGTAAAAAACGGAATCCAAATAAGTTCAAAAGTATTGTTTCCGAAATAATAATCCACTTTTGTAGCATAAACACCGGATCTGATTTCATCAAAATCAGGTAGAAGAAATTCTGTAAGGTTTAAGGGTGAAACTACATCGGTAATAAAAACGCCATCGGCTTTACCCCAAACTACTTGTTGTTTACCAATACGGATATCGAAATTATTGAAATATAAGTCGAGATAAATCTCACGCATATTAAATTTCAAACTATCTGTATTATAAGAATAAAGCATAGGATTGGCTTTAAAAGCTACTTTGCTTCCACGTTTCTCAAAATTCAAATTAAGTGTATTTTGTAATATTGAGAAGTCGCCACTATCAAATAAAACTCCGGTATAATTTCTGGCATATCCGGAAATATCTACATCCTGTGATTTTAGCATAGGAGTTATTAGAAGCGTTAAAATGATTAGTATGTTAATTTTCTTCATTTGTTATATTTTATTTTTTTAATTATTGAATCTAAGTATCTCTGTTACAACTCCAAAACTGATAAGAGAGAGTTGTCTGTCGAAATAAATATTATAATAATCTCTGCCCCTAAAAATAGACACAAAAAGACCGACATCCTCTAAACCTGTAGGATAATAAGAGACCGTTAAGCTCAATTCGAGCCTTTTTTTGTCAAATGTTTTCCAATTGCTTACATCACCAAAAAGAATGGTTGATTTTCCTTTTATGGAGAATAATGCTTTGCCCTTGTTATTAGCATCACGTTTTCTGTTCAACTTAAATACTGAGAAAGAAGAATGCCAACGTAGTGTGCTAAAGAGTCCTTCCAATTCGTTTGTGGTAAAGCCCGGAGCATGATATTCGATGGATGAGCTATAAAACTGCATTGCTTTAAAGCGAGGATTATAATTGGTTTTAATAAATCCAAATTCAAGGTAGTTGGTTGCAAAATTACCGGTAATATGATTGATTTCTCCGTTTTCGAGAAAAGAATCTCCCTCTTGCCCGTTAGAATGATGAGCTATACGTCCGAAAAGATTCAAATGACTAAAGGGTGGTCGTTCTCCTAAAGCATAATAAACAGTTATTTGTGGAATATAGCTTGGTGTACGTACCGGAAAAGATTCTTCTTGATACATACGAAGAATTATTTGCGGTGTTAGTACTCCCATTAAACGAGCATTCTTACTTTTTCGGATATAAAAATTAGGAACAAAATTAGCTTCAAACCAAAGAGGATCAATATTTCCAACACCGCCTAAAATAGTAAAATAACTATTTCCTTGGTTAACTTGAGATACTGTTGTTAAATCTATGATGCCTTTGTTTATATCAGTTTCTTGTCCTACCGCTATTTGTGCTAGCAGTAGAACAATAAAACTAATTAGATAAACTTTTTTAAAAGCCATTATTCCCAATTATATTTTTACATTCCGCGCATCATCATACGCTCGGTAAATAAAGATTCTTGTATTTTGTTTGTAATATTAATATCCCTTAAATCCATAGTTGTACGGTGGTTCTTTTGAACATTTTCCATTTCAGATAAATTTATGATTAAGAAACCATCATAGTCTTTGTACTCTTTAATATGAAGGATTTTTAAAAGGTCGCCATCTTCATCGTAGAATTCTTTTTTAAGACCAATAAAATCATTTTTAATAATCCATGTCTTGGTTTTAGAATACATATAATCTTCGTCTTTAGAAACACTTTCTACAACATAACATTCTTTGCCATCTATAGTTTCCTCGCCAATAAGTGTATGTGTATCGTCTTCTAATTTACGATCGCCTAAATCGTCGTAAGTAAAATCAGATCCCATAAAATAATCACTTTTACTATCGCTTGAAATACGTTTAGTTTTTTTAATGGCAGGAAGATAAATCCACTGGTCATCACTTTTGTTATCATCATCATAAGTCCAATTCATAAAAGAGGTGTTCTTAACATCAGCAGGAGTTAGAAAGAACATAATGCTCTTTTCTACTTTTCCAAGATCCTTTGTAAATTGTTTAATTGTACGAATGCGTGTGTTTCCGCTTTTGTTGGTTAAAGTCATTGTTAAAGTTGCAGTTTGCATAGGAGGAGTAGGTCTATTATAAACCTTTTCTATAATTTGTTTTCCGTTTAAATCTTGTGCCGATAACGAGCTGTATATGCCTAAACCAAAGATTAGGACAAGAATGGATATTTTAAATTTTTTCATAATATTATTTATTTTGAGATTATTTTTTCTAATTTTTCTTGTGAAATGTATTGTGCTTGATAATTGATGTCATATCTGTTTAGCCAACGTGTAAAAGCACGCATATGGTTCTCTGAACCTCGGAGCAAATTGGAATATACCAAAGAGATATCCTTACTATCAACATCTTCTTTTAGATATTTCTCCAGGTCGAAAATATCCACATCTTCAACGGTTGCACCAACCACAAGAGCTTGTTGTAAAGATTCGTTTCCTTGCGCAATTAAAGCATCGTAAAGTTTCTGTAATTCAGAAGAATGAAAACTACCAATTTCCAAGTTTTTTTCATATGCTATTTCATATTTATCAAGTAAAGATGCGACATTGCTTTGATGATGATCTTCTGCTTTGGATATGTTTGAAAATATGCGAAGATCCCATTTGCTGTACAATGTTTTATAAACATCGCCGGCTAATTTTTCTTCTTCATACATATGTAGCAAGCTTTCCTTTTCAGCTTGATTAACATCCTCTTTGGGCATGTCAACAGCTATACAATCGCTTTGTTGCGCGAATCCAATAGTTGAACTTAATAAAAGAACAGCAATAAGTACAAGATGTTTTAGATTTTTCATTTTTACTTTTTCTTTTTAAGATAAACTTTTGTTTGATTCATTAAAACTAACATAATGGTAAGTGTACCTATAAAGCTGGTAAACATATTCAAGGATACTAAAGCACCTAATTCACGGTTAGGTGGGAATACGGAAAATACTAAAACCATAAATCCTAAAATGACAACCACAGCATTAAAACTAATGGCACGACCGGAATGAGCCATAGTTTTTTGAGCAATTTCTAAACTGTTATTGCTCGTCTCAGCATTGTGCCGATATTGTTCAATAAAGTGAACGGCATAATCTATCCCTATTCCTATAGCAATACTTGAAAGCAGGGCTGTTGTTGAGTTTAGAGGGATATTTAAAAATCCCATAACACCAAATCCTATAACCGTAGTAATTAAAATAGGAACAGTACCAATCAATCCGATGGTAAATTTCTTAAACATTAACGAAAGCAGAACAATAACAATAATGATGGAAAGGATAAGACTCATAACTTGTCCTTCGAGTATAAGATCTGTAAATACTAATCCTTTATATCCGCTTCCGGCATATTTAATATCAATACCTAAATCGTTAAAATCTTTATTGTAAGTGTCAATTACAGCGATAGCAGAATTTATAGCTTTGGAGTTGTCGCTTTTTAGTTGAAAATTGACATTTAGTTTAGAATAATTGTAATCTACAACAGCATTTAAATTTTCCGGATCGCCTGACATTTCATAGAGCAATAAATATTGAGCAATCATATCTTGATCATCAGGAATGCTGTTGAATGCTTCATCATCGGCATTCATTACCTTATTCATTCGTTTTACATAATCAGTTAAGGTAAAGGAGTTTCCTACAACAGCTAAAGAATCAACTAAATTACTTTGCATTTTATCAACCAATTTTAATACTTGAGGGTTTTTAAAAGCATTTTCTTTTCCGTTAGCATCTAAAATTAGGTTTAAGGTGGTTGTTCCTCCAAAATGACTATTAATAAAATGATCAGTTAAAACGATATCACTGTCTTTTTCAAATTTTTCTAAAAAGCTGGAGTTAATCCATATTTTTTGCATTCCAATAATCATCACAACAATTAAGACTGCTGTTCCGATAATAGAAACTTGTTTGTATTTTAAGATTCC
This window encodes:
- a CDS encoding cation transporter, whose amino-acid sequence is MGHEHHHHEVNGKNLGWSIALNVLITLAEAIGGIISGSMALVSDATHNFSDVLSLIISYIANKLTKREATNSHTYGFKRSEIIAAFINSSTLIVLAIFILFEGVQRFFYPTKIAADWVIWLAIASIAVNGLSVLFIRKDAKNNMNIKSAYLHLFSDMLTSIAVLIGGLVMKYLQWYWIDAVFSIGIAAYLLYLSLTIFKSSLRIIMQFTPENIDVDVVVKAIENLKEVKNVHHVHIWQINEHDIMFEAHIDVLENINISDFEKTLIKIKAALLPFNIQHTTIQPEFSVSDNKQIINK
- a CDS encoding sulfite exporter TauE/SafE family protein, giving the protein MNIIIGIIILFASFLFAMLGLGGGMVYVPALNWAGFDFITVALPLGLLLNGLNTSFALIQFGMKKLVDWKGGIFMAVSALIASPFGAYSSQYVEVSNLKMAFAILVLFAAIRMLLQVNKKEPEEKSSLKKRIIIGILVGLSVGFIGGMLGIGGGFIFAPVLMALGYKTKEAAATTAFVVTFSSFSGYLGHMTQGEMNWPLTLILVGAVIIGSQFGARFMSNKAKPKMVKKIYAIVLIAIAVKLSWEAISTFIA
- a CDS encoding winged helix-turn-helix transcriptional regulator: MNRNTEQINYEETTEELARFAKALGHPLRISILKLLEHQACCFTGDLVELFPVAQSTISQHLKELKGAGLIQGELTPPKIKYCINQENWKKAQLLFDELFR
- the arsB gene encoding ACR3 family arsenite efflux transporter, with product MEKKKQIGFFEKYLSLWVALCIATGIFIGNFSGQSIEILSDIEVFNVNIPVAILVWLMIYPMMLQIDFSSLKNIGKKPKGLFLTLIVNWLIKPFTMAFFAWLFFTKIYAAIISPELAGEYIAGAILLGAAPCTAMVFVWSYLTDGDPNFTLVQVSVNDLFILVAFIPIVSLLLGITDVQIPYDTLVASVLIFVAVPLVAGYITTKSLVSKKGKEWFENKFLPKFKPVSIFSLLLTLILLFSFQGNTITNKPLIILLIAIPLIIQTYFIFFLTWFTGRKLKLPHAINSPAAMIGASNFFELSVAVAIALFGLQSPAALVAVVGVLVEVPLMLSLVALANKWKY
- a CDS encoding arsenate reductase ArsC; the protein is MKILILCTGNSCRSQMAQGFLVSYNKNLKVYSAGTEASGKLNPKAVQAMKEIGIDISHHTSDSVEKYLNDKWDYVITVCGGANEVCPNFIGKVKYRLHIGFDDPSDAIGTDEFIWSEYIRVRNEINEHFYKFYLKEIKPQI
- a CDS encoding winged helix-turn-helix transcriptional regulator — translated: MAQSKIELFNIELVKSAHYFKALAHPARLQILQFLAESNSCITADISSELPLSRTTVNQHIKELKEAGLIQGYNNEIKTKYCLNSENITELKLILQLFLDNLSIQDYKCK
- a CDS encoding glutamine synthetase; protein product: MATDFLLSPDPLVRFFKKSRQEFTRKDIIEYIKDQQIEMLNFRYVGGDGRLKTLNFVVSDYDQLVEVLSSGERVDGSSLFPYIEAGNSDLYVIPRFRTAFLNPFTDIQTLDILCSFYNKEGEPFDGSPEYILQKAHRSLKEKTALDFEVMGELEYYVISEKEPYFVTDNQKGYHESTPFTKWEQLRREAMLAISSIGGNIKYGHSEVGNFTVGNLEYEQNEIEFKPSKLEDAADQLIIAKWALRTLAHRYGVTVTFAPKITVGKAGSGLHIHTRLMKNGVNQMIENGKISATAKKAIAGYLSLAKSLTAFGNTNPTSYFRLVPHQEAPTNICWGDRNRSVLVRVPLGWSGQKDMLKNANPLEETNTTDFSSKQTVEFRCPDGSADIYLLIAGLTVAARHGLEMENALEYADKTYVDVNIFEAKYKEKADSLDNLPVSCWDSAKALESQKDIFMKYNVFDKRTVDGIIANLRAFKDENLRVEIDNDEEKILELVDRFFHCG
- a CDS encoding tRNA-dihydrouridine synthase family protein produces the protein MKQEVHIYFAPFQSITTPTFRNIYSQYFKGVDKMFTPFFANIKAGEKLSLKDIKALKNQKENNIEVVPQILSKDADEIIWFAQNCQQMGFKELNWNLGCPYPQVANKKSGSGLLQYPNLVNDILQKVSAEIKIPFSIKCRLGYESKNEFDELIPIFNHYPIKEITIHARTGKQMYGGEINREYFADIVSQINSPVAYNGDIFSLDDFIEFKNNFPSVNSIMLGRGILKNPFLPAQIKGLDLPVDLKSHLKLFVDNLYYAYRKEKNNQLSLLSALKEYWTYLANAFDEPNRVYRKLKKCKSFDAYEDAVNAVFEEYNLTV